The Plasmodium sp. gorilla clade G2 genome assembly, chromosome: 4 genome has a segment encoding these proteins:
- a CDS encoding SET domain protein, putative, whose amino-acid sequence MNSMTLYHENFKNINSFLNSASVIWIEKEKLDSNIYIPLYTDIFQYIENFIEQPEKKENKNVLTKIYLLFDDDTYNIAVDISPLYNEQINKIPLLIYKSYYFWHLQFLFEKFKIKRQKLILNPLENLKDIINKNRTYDYVYMYTSIYNCANNNFERHSKNERILKNHNKEIKQEINQNVTKKYSPNKDNSSIHLSLQNDNIKKNNKLYNDSNMKNKEPNWCPLTVNIENMQKQFKKTNENNKHKNSNILNNANMMTHLLNSYGMPPNHFEKENTKNNNLNNISQNEENIHYESYNKELAKIKPSLCDEYEILSTDNDSTSIKIDKKHQHYNMPHGTHMCYTTNRCGKSSKYESSKKSYPQNNSRVYNRPHLKKRREKKKKWYYYDDSSSNDNNNNNNINDNNDCDNNDYDNNDYDEEESSEEEEDNNDDEDEDDNNNNNNNNNNNNNNNNNIYKYDSLSTLDESYKNKKRKTNTHNTYNTYNTYSYNNMKKHKVEDPINVCYNISNDNQNIIEKKKEENLEYDNISYNNPGCIQNINNHQLKNECEKKMEILEKDECNYNDNYIDNNNNNSNSNINEMYSYSCSEQMCNKLKKEPIHTYDTFKNKKEKKNSFKNHKILRSSIISSDSKQMNPFDPIHIFKNMFCKSKKQNPQFNHSDMFYTYQHNDSMDKYVNKILKNIMNKEKSPLNSLSKNYQRIEALYNKKYKIFISDSKQIINGRTYFKNNKNEYILSNYENEIGLYEFFEKYVKRDVEKVDNEKGQSDKPSDQNIEGIYNSTQKQFLEIQKRQEHDSVNELVGIINVEEQDIKNDKRYNQDDIICLSDDQNCVQEENDVICIDNNNNNNNNNSNNIYNNNNIYNNNNIYNNNNIYNNNNIYNNEGVLFYAYNKGNKNLIKLKEGDSLYIKFCNSSNDYDKIKIIKQETILFILIYIMQNKEKPTLSDICIFSPDLFWNMCLYFKDNIMNIDPSLVKMHKFLSTDKGEENGYHRYSSKRINYCEKRKRRKNKEPMEIMKLKDNVAFLDKFLQSINEKKLNKLKEIQSQNFENYELHRNINSLNKQQLINLFIDKEYEINLIPLTLLKEKCRNIIYEENLKMNMCACIRVIFDNIKGRCIYAASNMYKLDFICEYVGDVLTYNEAMKREEKYKRNTKKGCFMFYFKYDNKIYCVDSTKESVIDTEINNNKKKKKKLLKSFARLVNHSKKKSNLIPKVLKVDNNPRLFFVASRDIKEGEELLIDYGERDKEIIKDNEWLKF is encoded by the coding sequence AATTTTGAATCCTCTAGAGAATTTAAAAGatatcataaataaaaatcgAACATAtgattatgtatatatgtatacatctATTTATAATTGtgcaaataataatttcgAAAGACACagtaaaaatgaaagaatcttaaaaaatcataataaagaaataaaacaaGAGATAAATCAAAATGTCACTAAAAAATATTCCCCCAATAAGGATAATTCTTCTATACATTTATCTttacaaaatgataatattaagaagaataataaattatataatgatagtaatatgaaaaataaggAACCCAATTGGTGTCCATTAACAGTTAACATTGAAAATATGCAAAAACagtttaaaaaaacaaatgaaaataataaacataaaaatagtaatatattaaataatgccAATATGATGACTCACTTATTAAATTCATATGGTATGCCACCTAATCATTTTGAAAAGGAAAATActaaaaataacaatttaaataatatatcacaaaatgaagaaaatattcaTTATGAATCATATAACAAAGAATTAGCAAAAATAAAACCTTCATTGTGTGATGAATATGAAATACTTAGTACTGATAATGATTCTACTTCAATTAAAATTGATAAAAAACATCAACATTATAATATGCCTCATGGTACTCATATGTGTTATACTACTAACAGGTGTGGTAAATCTTCCAAATATGAGAGTTCTAAAAAAAGTTATCCTCAGAATAATTCCAGGGTGTATAATAGAcctcatttaaaaaaaagaagagaaaaaaaaaaaaagtggtATTATTATGACGATAGTAGTAGTAAcgataacaacaataataataatataaatgataataatgattgtgataataatgattatgataataatgattatgaTGAGGAGGAGAGTAGTGAAGAAGAGGAGgacaataatgatgatgaagatgaagatgataataataataataataataataataataataacaataataataataataatatttataaatatgatagtCTTTCTACTCTCGATGAAtcatataagaataaaaaaagaaaaacaaatacGCATAATACGTATAATACGTATAATACTtatagttataataatatgaagaaaCACAAAGTGGAAGATCCTATTAACGTGTGctataatatttcaaatgataatcaaaatattattgaaaaaaaaaaagaggaaaatttagaatatgataatatatcttataataATCCAGGatgtatacaaaatattaataatcatcaattaaaaaatgagtgtgaaaaaaaaatggaaatattagaaaaggatgaatgtaattataatgacaattatattgataataacaataataatagtaatagtaatattaatgaaatgTACAGCTATAGCTGCTCTGAACAAATGTGtaataaattgaaaaaagAACCTATTCATACTTATGACAcattcaaaaataaaaaagaaaaaaaaaatagttttAAGAATCACAAGATTTTACGTTCTTCAATTATTTCATCAGATAGTAAGCAAATGAATCCATTTGATcctattcatatatttaaaaatatgttttgcAAAAGTAAAAAACAAAATCCACAATTCAATCATAGTGATATGTTTTATACTTATCAACATAATGATAGCATggataaatatgtaaataaaattcTAAAGAATATTATGAACAAGGAAAAATCTCCTTTAAATAGTTTATCTAAAAATTATCAAAGAATAGAagcattatataataaaaaatataaaatattcataagtGATAGTaaacaaattataaatggtagaacatattttaaaaataataaaaatgaatatatctTAAGTAATTATGAAAACGAAATAGGACTCTATGAATTCTTTGAAAAATATGTGAAAAGAGATGTAGAAAAAGTTGATAATGAAAAGGGACAGTCTGATAAACCTTCAGATCAAAACATAGAAGGAATTTATAATTCTACACAGAAACAGTTTCTAGAAATTCAAAAAAGACAAGAGCATGATTCTGTAAATGAATTGGTAGGCATAATCAATGTAGAAGAacaagatataaaaaatgataagcGTTACAATCAGgatgatattatatgtttatcgGATGACCAAAATTGTGTTcaagaagaaaatgatgtaatatgtattgataataataataataataataataataacagcaacaatatttataataataacaatatttataataataacaatatttataataataacaatatttataataataacaatatttataataatgaaggtgtattattttatgcTTATAACAAAGGAAATAAAAACCTAATAAAACTCAAGGAAGGTGACagcttatatataaaattttgcAATAGTTCTAATgattatgataaaataaaaatcataaaaCAAGAAactattttgtttattttgatatatataatgcaaaataaagaaaagccAACTTTATcagatatatgtattttttcacCTGACCTTTTTTGGAACATGTgcttatattttaaagataatattatgaacattGATCCTTCTTTAGTAAAGATGCATAAATTTTTGTCAACAGATAAAGGTGAAGAAAATGGTTATCATAGGTATTCATCTAAACGAATAAATTACTgcgaaaaaagaaaaagaaggaaaaataaagaaCCAATGGAAATTATGAAATTAAAGGATAATGTAGCATTTCTAGATAAATTTCTTCAAAgcataaatgaaaaaaaattgaataaattaaaagaaattcaATCCCAGAACTTTGAAAATTATGAATTACATAGAAATATTAATAGCTTAAACAAACAACAACTAATTAACTTATTTATAGATAAAGAATATGAAATTAATCTTATTCCATTAACACTTTTAAAAGAGAAAtgtagaaatattatatatgaagaaaatttaaaaatgaatatgtgTGCATGTATAAGAGTgatttttgataatataaaaggaaGATGTATATATGCCGCAagtaatatgtataaactCGATTTTATTTGCGAATATGTTGGAGATGTATTGACATATAATGAAGCTATGAAaagagaagaaaaatataaaagaaatacaaaaaaaggatgttttatgttttattttaaatatgataataaaatatactgTGTTGATAGTACCAAAGAAAGTGTTATAGATacagaaataaataataataagaagaaaaaaaaaaaacttctTAAATCATTTGCTAGGTTAGTAAatcattcaaaaaaaaaatctaatTTAATTCCAAAAGTTTTGAAAGTTGATAATAATCCTAGGCTCTTCTTTGTTGCTTCGCGTGATATAAAAGAAGGAGAAGAATTGCTTATTGATTATGGAGAAAGGGACAAGGAAATCATAAAAGACAACGAATGGTTAAAATTTTAA
- a CDS encoding transcription factor with AP2 domain(s), putative, whose translation MNKEKCVESLKKDKIKNVDDINERIINKERKDMIPLYTFDEKKNNNMDIKKSNNNNDNNMKACNDNIINEKNYMNNKKKGNKRTGIPLNERKYYRILAKQMIKIQGLTFDHNQIRWIAYWKNENNKQIQKHFPVCKFGFYKARQLALEFRDLKIKDKNKNTNNNMKNNMENNMKNNMENNINNNTNNNTNNNTNNHINNYIYNKIDNCYIKKKDKNKKCVINIKNQYNQNGIQHINNYPQDININHMNFNIDNNIFNGLHNNSLSQVILCKNKEDIYYNEEKEKEISSTNILSRNIIQNEENNIYISDHNNNNNNNNTCYYNNNYYVYSYNLHNNIYNHFEEKKKSNNIIYNFEGCDKDYIKYDRKNMENIYLQNCGNDKNNINKSFDNIKYMYEKGIYDNTHIGYNNYDDNNNNNNDNYYYYNYVIPYTLNPNEKNINNYNLPFSYNTMQNYAPLENVDDSMMHAYIPSYEKGEIPINCEMITNNYKNNNNYYHNNNNIYNYYHPSDDMSCTYMTQEHLLKNIKANNIMNRNNDNENIKNNLYSNNKNEKDSLSYMLTRTSTSSHLSENLNIFIKNNKNMSFENDTTKSNIYMNDEKFLLVSNDNSHILKKLCIHNDEKSNKKNKNKNKNKLSHHEINKMNIQNDEMSNGSIMKCENIKYNKLKSEKLTHINYEKKNENDIIKVDSINNIYSYQKCMQNELYKTNFDNKEKMQYNEEEKKNVSDIMEGGKNKQHIYNNENIYNNRNIYNNYDKVNGRMNNMSDQNKLSKENVSNIDGDITLINKNDDSYNNDINHIHNICDMDNLYNNSISYKNIKKSEKYKNKKNNNNNKNNYMDNKKYIKKKCIKCIKMKNISYNLDDVKENDKDQENITNFYNEMMRMPKMKGVHFDTRQKRWCAYGYKKKECFSVYRYGFLVARELAIRSRLKVQKKKNNLKLKKINIPQNEKKTEKQKNLHFKNISQIKNNYCNKICHENYNNNNNNINNIGNYYRPDINIYSYDNKLINDKIYLNNIHDENFNYIKNNYKDIYNNGNIYNNSNIYNNGNIYNNNIYNSYEDNYNNMKIIQNITDKININHTTHIPMNIQHHVHYKDDEQRNYYKCNNNINNIYNINNIYNVNNKNEQYCNNNQYYKNYNIQQIDQSYNMNLSEEQNKFIYYKNLNKQKFSNHDIYYNIKNNTEEDNIYININNQFNNHLQNFYTCKNLFHIKETNQNIHRIQDINNKNDTLLFLNNINNDDNKYVIDSYKEKDDINEKYTNEKYINEYKIKNGLQNGNTSFEYMDNMNNNIIQCDNKTEEFLFLNHKNKEKYNTTYNLHNTNDLNDDNYCKLYVSKQLKKKDEYFQDKLINEDLKDELFFLKNENYSVEKYTEDMINNKEKKETHFTINNYNTNKKNKDNHIINNSYKNIKDSIIHLYNINELKKDNLYTTHDTKNLVLRKINILKEFDHKFLSPGMEHINIHDDIIKKNKHYNFRYEEIIHKYCLSIFKKINISNFFKDNEKRILLMKNYWEYSILTLHDFNVNMVHDMPPCLNFRKIIYKYLILELFTNAYSCNFLTCIEKGTTFLISHINKDMEKEIIQKKSRKYIKLMKKVQIYHLNMIDNIYNLKSIQLYTNILITCLVQNKTSSNLSFKDQEMLLRSLLFFYFKKDFI comes from the exons atgaataaagaaaaatgtgTAGAGAGTttaaaaaaggataaaataaaaaatgtggatgatataaatgaaaggataataaataaagaaagaaaagaTATGATAccattatatacatttgatgaaaaaaaaaataataatatggatataaaaaaaagtaataacaataatgataataatatgaaggcttgtaatgataatataataaatgaaaagaattatatgaataataaaaagaaaggtAATAAAAGAACTGGTATCCCTTtaaatgaaagaaaatattatcgTATCCTTGCAAaacaaatgataaaaattcaAGGATTAACATTTGATCATAATCAAATAAGATGGATAGCATATTGgaagaatgaaaataataaacaaatacaAAAACATTTCCCTGTATGTAAATTTGGATTTTATAAAGCTAGACAGCTAGCTCTAGAATTTCgtgatttaaaaattaaggacaaaaataaaaatacaaacaataatatgaagaataatatggaaaataatatgaagaataatatggaaaataatattaacaataatacaaataataatacaaacaaTAATACAAACAACCATAttaacaattatatatataacaagattgataattgttatattaaaaaaaaagataaaaataaaaaatgtgttataaacataaaaaatcaATATAATCAAAATGGAATTCAACACATTAATAATTACCCTCaagacataaatataaatcatatgaactttaatattgataataatatatttaatggtctacataataattctttatctCAAGTAATTTTATGTAAGAACaaagaagatatatattataatgaggaaaaagaaaaagagatATCctcaacaaatatattatcaagaaatataatacagaatgaagaaaataatatatatatatctgaccataataataataataataataataatacttgttattataataataactattatgtatattcatataatttacataacaatatatataaccactttgaagagaaaaaaaaatcaaataatatcatatataattttgaagGGTGTGATaaggattatataaaatatgatagaaaaaatatggaaaatatttatttacaaaattgTGGCAatgacaaaaataatatcaataaatcatttgataatataaaatatatgtatgaaaaGGGTATATATGACAATACACATATtggatataataattatgatgataataataataataataatgataattattattattataattatgttaTTCCTTATACTTTAAACCCTAATgagaagaatataaataattataatttaccTTTCTCTTATAATACTATGCAAAATTATGCTCCCCTTGAAAATGTAGATGATTCAATGATGCATGCATATATACCATCATATGAAAAAGGTGAAATACCAATAAATTGTGAAATGattacaaataattataaaaataataataattattatcataataataataatatttataattattatcatcccTCTGATGATATGTCCTGCACATATATGACACAAgaacatttattaaaaaatattaaagccaataatattatgaatagaAATAacgataatgaaaatataaaaaacaatttGTATAGCAAcaacaaaaatgaaaaagactCATTATCTTATATGTTAACAAGAACATCAACTTCTTCACATTTGTCAgagaatttaaatatatttataaaaaataataaaaatatgtctTTTGAAAATGATACTacaaaaagtaatatatatatgaacgaTGAGAAATTCCTTTTAGTATCAAACGATAATtctcatatattaaaaaaattatgtattcataatgatgaaaaaagtaataaaaaaaataaaaataaaaataaaaataaattatctcatcatgaaataaataaaatgaatatacaaaatgatgAAATGTCAAATGGTTCGATTATGAAatgtgaaaatataaaatataataaattaaagaGTGAGAAACTAactcatataaattatgaaaaaaaaaatgagaatgatataataaaagtggatagtataaacaatatatattcatatcaaAAATGTATGCAAAATGAGTTATATAAAActaattttgataataaagaaaaaatgcaATATAATgaagaggaaaaaaaaaatgtaagtGATATAATGGAAGgaggaaaaaataaacaacatatttataataatgaaaatatttataataatagaaatatttataataattatgataaggTGAATGGAAGGATGAATAATATGTCTgatcaaaataaattatccAAAGAAAATGTTTCAAATATAGATGGTGACATtacattaataaataaaaatgacgattcttataataatgatattaatcatattcataatatatgtgatatggataatctttataataattctatttcttataaaaatataaagaaaagtgaaaaatacaaaaataaaaaaaataataataataataaaaataattatatggataataaaaaatatataaagaaaaaatgtatcaaatgtataaaaatgaaaaatatttcttataatcTTGATGatgtaaaagaaaatgataaagatcaagaaaatataacaaatttcTATAATGAGATGATGAGAATGCCAAAAATGAAAGGTGTTCATTTTGATACTAGACAAAAAAGATGGTGTGCTTatggttataaaaaaaaagaatgttTTTCTGTTTATCGTTATGGTTTTTTAGTAGCACGTGAATTAGCTATAAGAAGTAGATTAAAagtacaaaagaaaaaaaataatttaaaattaaaaaaaattaatattccacaaaatgaaaaaaaaacagaaaagcaaaaaaatttacattttaaaaatatttcacaaataaaaaataattattgtaataaaatatgtcacgaaaattataataataataataataatataaataatattggaAATTATTATAGAcctgatataaatatatattcttatgaCAATAAATTGATCAACGATAAGATCTatcttaataatattcatgatgaaaattttaattacataaaaaataattacaaagatatttataataatggtaatatttataataatagtaatatttataataatggtaatatttataataataatatttataacagttatgaagataattataataatatgaagatCATTCAAAATATAACAGATAAGATCAATATCAATCATACAACTCATATCCCAATGAATATACAACATCATGTTCATTATAAGGATGATGAACAgagaaattattataaatgcaataataatataaataatatatataatataaataatatatataatgtaaataataaaaatgaacaatATTGTAATAACaatcaatattataaaaactaTAATATTCAACAAATTGATCAgtcatataatatgaatttaagtgaagaacaaaataaatttatatattacaaaaatttaaataaacaaaaattttctaatcatgatatatattataatataaaaaataatacagaaGAAGAcaatatttacataaatataaataaccaATTTAATAATCACttacaaaatttttatacttGTAAAAATTTGTTTCATATAAAGGAGACTAATCAAAATATTCATCGAATacaagatataaataataaaaatgacacgcttttatttttaaataacataaataatgatgacaATAAGTATGTTATAGATagttataaagaaaaagatgatataaatgaaaaatatacaaatgaaaaatatataaatgaatataaaataaaaaatggatTACAAAATGGAAATACCAGTTTTGAATATAtggataatatgaataataatatcatacaATGTGATAATAAAACTGAggagtttttatttttgaatcataaaaataaagaaaaatataatactaCTTATAATTTGCATAATACAAATGAtctaaatgatgataattattgtAAGTTATATGTATCgaaacaattaaaaaaaaaagatgaatatTTTCAGGATAAACTAATAAATGAAGATTTAAAGGATgagttattttttttaaaaaatgaaaattactctgtagaaaaatatacagaagatatgattaataataaagaaaaaaaagaaacacaTTTCAccataaataattataacacaaataaaaaaaataaagataatcatattataaataattcatataaaaatataaaggatagtattattcatttatataatataaatgaattgaAAAAggataatttatatacaacTCATGATACAAAGAATTTAGTactaagaaaaataaatatattaaaagaatttgATCATAAATTTTTATCTCCTGGAAtggaacatataaatatacatgatgatatcataaaaaagaataaacaTTACAATTTTAGGTATGAAGaaattattcataaatattgtttgagtatttttaaaaagattaACATtagtaatttttttaagGATAATGAGAAGCGTATTCTtctaatgaaaaattattggGAATATAGTATATTAACACTACAT GATTTCAACGTAAATATGGTACATGACATGCCACCATGTTTGAACTttagaaaaataatttataaatatttgattTTAGAATTATTTACAAATGCTTATAGCTGTAATTTTCTTACATGCATTGAAAAGGGAAcaacttttttaatttcacaTATAAACAAAGATatggaaaaagaaataatccAAAAGAAatcaagaaaatatataaaattaatgaaaaaagtacagatatatcatttaaatatgattgataatatatataatttaaaatctATACAATTATATACAAACATTCTTATAACATGTTTAGTACAAAACAAAACATCAAGCAACTTATCATTTAAAGACCAAGAAATGTTATTAAGATCTCtactctttttttattttaaaaaagattttatatga
- a CDS encoding 6-cysteine protein, with product MAYNIWEEYIRTKFHNVYQVATNLFLFIALSYFFCIFVFFSFFFVKMRKVIYFFLIICLHLNVGWYGFFVFFFGVSGLYVKELQVGNYYICNLKDYANETCTVNYDYNKMIKLLCPINKSYEEYDDRYCFRFIGVRDRLVINNQEEPIMDTLPGIIIENLNMFDRYNVGIYMPFYVKEDITIVCTCESSKDSEAITPYLKIHIKANNSFNKDGEYIKGCDYGNNTGKHQFLTNTLKQEENFLCEVHANPGEVVGINCINFEEYTTSINNKKKNNNKNKNNNNSFDVIQLKPPHCFSNVSISMSFLRVVTMSVNNLLPEAKYYPEFYSFPKDKKFQKYSTISYLWIPEKVPHDILFYCHCNFPKGKGIGLFNINKSVEG from the coding sequence TATAATATTTGGGAGGAATATATAAGGACCAAATTTCACAATGTGTATCAAGTTGcaacaaatttatttttatttattgccCTTtcgtattttttttgtatttttgtttttttctcatttttttttgtgaagaTGAGAAAagtgatatatttttttttaataatttgtttACATTTAAATGTGGGATGGTAtggtttttttgtttttttttttggagtATCTGGATTATATGTGAAGGAATTACAAGTGgggaattattatatatgtaatttgaAGGATTATGCAAATGAGACATGCACAGTTAATTATGACTATAATAAgatgataaaattattatgtcCAATTAATAAAAGTTATGAAGAGTATGATGATCGATATTGTTTTAGATTTATAGGAGTACGAGATCGATTGGTTATAAATAATCAAGAAGAGCCTATAATGGATACTCTTCCTGGTATTATAATTGAAAACTTGAATATGTTTGATAGATATAATGTGGGTATTTACATGCCATTTTATGTAAAGGAGGATATAACAATAGTATGTACATGTGAAAGTTCAAAAGATAGTGAAGCGATAACACCTTATCTTAAGATACATATAAAAGCTAATAATAGTTTCAATAAGGATGgagaatatattaaaggtTGTGATTATGGAAATAATACAGGAAAACATCAATTCTTAACAAATACATTAAAACAAGAAGAAAATTTTCTTTGTGAAGTTCATGCAAATCCCGGAGAAGTCGTAGGAATTAATTGTATAAATTTTGAAGAATATACTActagtattaataataagaagaagaataataataaaaataaaaataataacaattctTTTGATGTAATACAATTGAAACCACCACATTGTTTTTCAAATGTATCTATATCTATGTCTTTTTTACGTGTTGTAACAATGAgtgtaaataatttattaccTGAAGCAAAATATTATCCtgaattttattcttttccaaaagataaaaaatttcaaaaatatagtactatttcatatttatggATACCTGAAAAGGTACCTcatgatattttattttattgtcaTTGTAATTTCCCTAAAGGAAAGGGTATAggtttatttaatataaataaaagtgTAGAAGGTTAA